In Lagopus muta isolate bLagMut1 chromosome 20, bLagMut1 primary, whole genome shotgun sequence, the following proteins share a genomic window:
- the SMYD4 gene encoding SET and MYND domain-containing protein 4 has translation MALPVEEWRQNVARRWAALEPALRERLAAASLGEALRVGCGLFGPEVAALRRLCGRVRTDKESAAARFYREEGNRRFGRCRYSEAARLYSQAAAHEPPRSPEVALCFANRSAALFHLGHFEVCLEDIARAESHGYPDRLLPKVLLRKAECLLRLGRLQDATDALTAVENKVTVDGIMTSSTHLTLLKKLNQLKTEIHQGSCSEPSRGAHDDIQRESEIWEENGSISGASSSLSLNFNTERGRHLVASQDILPGQSLLKEKAFVCVLCPVEGDSLLLQNSSETVWDTQVTNADLYCHRCLKQLLASVPCCGCSYAKYCSQNCADVAWEQYHRTECPLGALLLVLGVFCHVALRTVLLAGFSEVSRLVEWSHDDSNKDLCNAEAGDKHPSEALDTRAGTKGIPGCNDDGQYQSSYRAVFNLLPHVEKHSPEHKFLCMLSIIAICKKLQETGLEAAVLNRESSIMGSEQKMYGKTSEELSPELMIIAEAMLRHVLQLQCNAQAVTVMQELESGDGAVVNKKPVRLATAFFPVLSLLNHSCSPNISVSFSGTVATVRASQSIPSGREIFHCYGPHHCRMRVAERQQLLSQYFFECRCQACLDELESDVESVSMRNSFCCPNCQASMQGEEMLCCSNEACAFSVSRGRLSRRLLDLQQQMEKALELLRDSKADEAIRMLLKCQMDARNFLSPEHLLMGELEDHLAQIYAALGKWQEAARHLERSIQLVEMHHGPSSVEMGHELFKLAQILFNGLAVSEALSTIQRAEEILSVHCGPQSTQIQELQEMKTCLLELPRSILQRT, from the exons ATGGCGCTGCCGGTGGAGGAGTGGCGGCAGAACGTTGCCCGGCGCTGGGCCGCTCTGGAGCCAGCGCTGAGGGAACGGCTGGCGGCAGCATCGCTGGGCGAGGCGCTACGGGTGGGCTGCGGCCTCTTTGG GCCCGAGGTGGCGGCCTTACGGCGGCTGTGTGGCCGGGTTCGCACGGACAAGGAGTCAGCAGCCGCTCGCTTCTACCGGGAGGAGGGAAACCGGCGGTTCGGCCGCTGCCGCTACAGCGAAGCCGCTAGGCTGTACTCGCAG GCCGCGGCCCACGAACCTCCCCGCAGTCCTGAGGTGGCCCTGTGCTTCGCCAACCGCTCCGCAGCCCTGTTCCATCTCGGGCACTTTGAG GTTTGTTTGGAAGATATTGCCAGGGCTGAAAGTCATGGCTATCCAGATAGGCTGCTGCCCAAGGTCTTGCTGCGGAAGGCTGAATGCCTGCTGCGTTTGGGGAGGTTACAGGATGCAACAGACGCCCTCACTGCAGTGGAAAATAAAGTGACTGTAGATGGGATTATGACTAGTTCTACCCACCTTACGCTACTGAAAAAGTTAAACCAGCTGAAGACTGAAATACATCAGGGGAGCTGTTCAGAACCTTCACGAGGAGCACATGATGATATTCAAAGGGAGTCAGAGATCTGGGAAGAGAATGGCAGTATTTCAGGTGCATCTTCATCTTTGAGCTTGAATTTCAATACAGAGAGAGGACGTCACTTGGTGGCCTCCCAGGACATCCTGCCAGGACAGAGCCTGTTGAAAGAGAAGGCTTTTGTCTGTGTGCTCTGCCCAGTTGAAGGGGATAGCCTTCTTCTACAGAACAGCAGTGAAACGGTGTGGGATACTCAAGTCACTAACGCAGATCTTTATTGCCACCGTTGTCTGAAGCAGCTCTTAGCCTCTGTCCCATGCTGTGGATGCAGTTATGCAAAGTACTGCAGCCAAaactgtgcagatgtggcaTGGGAGCAGTACCACAGGACAGAGTGCCCCTTGGGAGCACTGCTGCTCGTGTTAGGGGTCTTCTGCCATGTTGCCTTAAGGACTGTTCTACTAGCAGGATTTTCAGAGGTTAGCAGGCTGGTGGAGTGGTCGCATGATGATAGCAACAAGGACCTTTGCAATGCTGAGGCAGGAGATAAACATCCCAGTGAGGCACTGGATACAAGAGCTGGAACAAAAGGTATCCCTGGTTGTAATGATGATGGCCAGTACCAGAGTTCTTACCGAGCTGTGTTCAACCTTTTGCCACATGTTGAGAAGCATAGTCCTGAACATAAGTTCCTTTGCATGCTGAGTATAATAGCTATATGCAAAAAATTGCAAGAAACTGGTCTAGAGGCTGCTGTTCTGAACAGGGAGTCATCTATAATGGGATCAGAACAGAAGATGTATGGAAAAACATCTGAGGAACTGTCTCCAGAACTGATGATTATAGCAGAAGCAATGCTGAGGCATGTGTTGCAGCTACAGTGTAACGCACAAGCGGTCACTGTAATGCAGGAGTTAG aGTCTGGAGATGGTGCTGTTGTAAATAAGAAGCCTGTGCGCCTGgccacagccttctttcctgTCCTCAGCCTTCTGAACCATTCGTGCAGCCCCAATATCAGTGTGTCATTCAGTGGGACAGTTGCCACTGTCAGGGCATCTCAGTCAATCCCAAGCGGCCGGGAGATTTTCCATTGCTACG GGCCTCATCACTGTAGAATGAGGGTTGCTGAGAGACAACAGCTTCTCAGTCAGTATTTCTTTGAGTGCCGCTGTCAGGCATGCCTTGATGAGTTAGAGTCTGATGTCGAGAGTGTGTCCATGAGAAACTCATTCTGCTGCCCTAACTGCCAGGCTTCAATGCAG GgggaagaaatgctttgttgTTCAAACGAAGCTTGTGCGTTCTCAGTCAGCAGAGGGAGATTGTCACGGCGCTTACTGGACCTTCAGCAGCAAATGGAGAAAGCATTAGAGCTGCTAAGAGACAGCAAGGCTG ATGAAGCTATCAGAATGCTCCTGAAGTGTCAAATGGATGCTAGAAACTTCTTGTCACCAGAGCATTTGCTGATGGGAGAGCTGGAGGACCATCTGGCACAGATCTATGCTGCTCTTG gAAAGTGGCAGGAAGCAGCCAGACACTTGGAGAGGAGTATTCAGCTTGTGGAAATGCATCATGGGCCATCTAGTGTAGAAATGGGTCATGAACTCTTCAAACTGGCACAAATTCTCTTCAATGG ATTGGCAGTTTCTGAAGCTCTGAGCACAATTCAAAGAGCAGAGGAGATTTTATCAGTGCACTGTGGTCCGCAGAGTACTCAGATCCAGGAACTACAAGAGATGAAGACCTGTCTGTTAGAGCTTCCCAGAAGCATCCTTCAGAGGACTTAA
- the SERPINF1 gene encoding pigment epithelium-derived factor, with protein MQIPVILLLLGLLTIPSKSQNSPTGQNSPTTDGTVGEVEEEDPFYKTPVNKLAAAVSNFGYDLYRQQSSRTATANVLLSPFSLATALSGLSLGAGERTEDVISRALFYDLLNKAEVHNTYKDLLASVTGPEKSLKSASRIIVEKRLRVKSTFHGQLEKSYKMRLRALSGNTQLDLQEVNNWVRQQTRGRILRFMKDMPTDVSILLAGAAYFKGTWKTKFDTKRTVLNDFHLDEDRTVKVSMMSDPKAILRYGFDSELNCKIAQLPLTEGVSAMFFLPTKVTQNMTLIEESLTSEFVHDVDRELKTVHAVLSLPKLKLNYEEALGNTLKETRLQSLFTSPDFTKISAKPIKLSHVQHKAVLELNEDGEKSTPTPGVNAARLTFPIEYHVDRPFLLVLRDDTTGTLLFIGKILDPRSV; from the exons ATGCAGATTCCAGTGATTCTCCTTCTCCTGGGTCTTCTAACGATCCCAAGTAAATCCCAGAACTCACCTACTGGGCAG AACTCTCCGACCACTGATGGGACTGTTGGTGAGGTTGAGGAGGAAGATCCATTCTATAAGACCCCTGTAAACAAGCTGGCAGCTGCAGTCTCCAACTTTGGCTATGACCTGTACCGCCAGCAATCCAGCCGGACAGCCACTGCCAACGTGCTGCTGTCTCCATTCAGCCTGGCGACTGCTCTCTCTGGTCTCTCACTTG GGGCTGGAGAACGAACAGAAGATGTGATTTCTCGTGCCCTCTTCTATGATCTACTTAACAAAGCTGAGGTCCACAACACCTACAAGGACCTACTGGCCAGTGTGACTGGGCCAGAGAAGAGCCTGAAAAGTGCCTCCCGTATCATCGTGGAGAAAA GACTGAGGGTGAAATCTACTTTCCACGGCCAGCTAGAGAAGTCCTACAAAATGCGTTTGAGGGCACTAAGTGGCAACACCCAGTTAGACCTCCAGGAAGTCAACAACTGGGTACGGCAGCAGACGAGGGGGAGGATTCTGCGGTTCATGAAAGATATGCCCACAGATGTCAGTATTCTCCTTGCTGGGGCTGCCTACTTCAAGG GGACTTGGAAAACCAAGTTTGACACCAAGAGGACTGTCCTGAACGACTTCCATCTGGATGAGGACAGAACTGTGAAAGTGTCCATGATGTCAGACCCCAAAGCCATACTGCGATACGGTTTTGACTCAGAGCTCAACTGCAAG ATTGCCCAGCTGCCACTGACAGAAGGAGTCAGCGCCATGTTCTTCCTGCCTACGAAGGTGACCCAGAATATGACTCTGATTGAGGAAAGCCTCACTTCTGAGTTTGTTCATGATGTAGACAGGGAGCTGAAGACAGTGCATGCTGTGCTAAGCTTGCCCAAACTGAAGCTGAACTACGAAGAGGCACTTGGCAACACTTTAAAGGAGACAA ggCTCCAGTCACTTTTCACATCACCTGACTTTACTAAGATTTCTGCCAAACCTATTAAGCTATCTCATGTGCAACACAAGGCAGTTTTGGAGCTTAATGAAGATGGGGAAAAATCCACACCAACTCCTGGGGTGAATGCTGCTCGTCTGACCTTCCCCATAGAGTATCATGTGGACAGaccatttcttcttgtgctgCGAGATGATACCACTGGAACCCTCCTCTTCATTGGCAAAATCCTGGACCCCAGAAGTGTTTAG